The window TCTGCCACGAAGTACGTCCATGGTCGAGACAGGCGATGACGGCCCGGACCGCGCCGACCGAATCGCCGCCGGCGCCGACGCGGCGAAGTCGGCCTGGCAGGCAACGCTCGAGGAGGCCGAAGCGCTCGCCGAACGCCGCCGTGACGAGGGCCGCGAGGCCGTCGTCGTCGGCGCGGGCGACGCCGGCCTCGCGACTACCGACGACGGCGACGTCCGCCTCGAGTTCGTCGTCCCGGGCGACGACGCCGAGACCGCCGAGCGGCTGGTGGCCGACCACTCGCTGGACCGCTTCGACGTCTACCGCCGGACCGTCGACGGCGACGTGTTCATCGTGGTCGAGTACTTCGAGCCAGATGGACCGGCACTGCTCGTCGCCGGCGCGTACGAACTCCGCAACGCCGGGAACGCGTTCGGGGCCGCGGCCGACGACCCCGGGTTCTACACCCGCCTCCAGACGCTCGATCGCACCCCGGTCGCCGAGTTCGCCCACGCCGACCGCTCGAAGTTCGTCCCCGAGGACGTCCTGCCCGTCGAGGAGTGAGGACCGAAAGCAACAACCGGACCGACGACCGACTCCGGAGTGCGCGAGGGTAGCCGAGCCTGGCCAAAGGCGGTGGGCTTAAGACCCGCTCCCGTAGGGGTCCATGGGTTCGAATCCCATCCCTCGCATATTCTTCTCCCGCCCATTTTGCCGCGAACAGACAGTGAGCGTAGCCGGAACTGTGACAGTCGAGCGGCGCCGCTACCGGGGGCGTCGGACCACAGAGAGAAAAACGACGCGCGCCGGACGCGCCGATCAGGACGCGTCCTCGTCCTGGATGTCCTGCAGCTTGTCGATCAGGTCGTCGGTCGAGGCGTCGACCTCGAAGGTGACCTCGCCGTCGTGGTCGCTCTGGTGGACAGATACCCCGTCCTCGTCGTCGCTGACGTCGACTTCCTGGGTCTGCTGCTCGGATTCGTCGTAACTTCCGAACCCCATGCGTGTGAGAATTGTCGCGCCGTCGTCAAAAATCGACCGGTCGTCCGGTTCCGTACCGCGTCGGCCCCGGCGGTCGACACCGATTGGGAACCCATCACGTGGTCACGATTGACAGACGGCGTCGAGTACGGAAGGCGTAAGGGCACCGAGCCACGACCAACTGATAGCGGGATGGGATAGCTTGGAGATTCCGCTGGGCTCATGACCCGGAGATCGGTGGTTCAAATCCACCTCCCGCTATACTTCTGCCGCTCGCAACTCCGCGAGCGGCGAATATCGTATGTGTTGATTTGAACCCTGGAAGACGAGCGACAGCGAGTCTTCCTCCGGTTCAAATCCACCTCCCGCTACTTCTTCGCTGTCGCCACGACGAGGAGCGCAGCGACGAGTCCGGCGACAGCGAGAGTACGAACGTGGATTTGAAGCAGGGAGTGGAGCGTAGCGGAACGACCGTGGTTCAAATCCACCGCCCGCTATGCTTCTGCCGCTCGCAACTCCGCGGACGGCGAATTTCGCATGTGTTGATTTGAACCCCGGTAGACGCGGCGCGAACGGAGTGAGCGACCGTCGTCCTCTGGTTCACATCCACCGCCCGCGATGGTCGGAGGACGGTCCGACCGGCGTCGCCCCGTGACGACGCGCTTTTCCTGCGGAGCGCCCTATCGGGCGGTAATGAGCGAGGAGCTAGCGGACGTGGAGCAGACCTTCGAGCGGGCCGACGCCTACGACCGGGACGGCGACGGGTTCCGGGTGACGACGACGGCCTTCGACGGGCGAGTCGAGATAGCCGACGCGCCCGAGTGGCGGGTCGCCTACACCGTCACCGTCCGGGCGCCGACGCTGCGGGCGGCCACGGCGGACGAGGTGGGCGACGCCGTCCGCGACGGGTGGTTCGACACGCTCCGGCGCCGCCTGGAGGACGCCCCCAAGGCGACGCGTGCGTCGGTGGAACTGACGGAGTTCGCCGTCGAGCGCGAGGGCGAGGAGGTGGTCGTCACCTACGGCTTCGAACTGGGGAGCGCGAACCAGGCCGCCGACGTCGCGAAGGCCTTCGTCGAGTACGTCGAGGGCACCTACGTCGAGGGCGTGATCCCCGGCTACGAGTACGAGGGCGCCGTCGCCGACCTCGTCAGCGACGCCGCCAGCGGGGACGGACACGGCCAGGCCGGCGGGACGCCGCTGTAGCGGCCGTCATCGAGTATCCGCGCCGAACGGAGTGAGGCGCGGTTCACTTCTCGCGAGAGACGCGAGGTCGCTCCGCGACCTCGAACTGCGAGCGGCGTAGCCGCGAGCGAAGCGAGCGAGAAGGTAGTTTTTAGCGTAGATTTTTACGAGCCGAGCGGGACCGAAGGTCCCGCTGGCCGTGCGAACGGGCGCTATGCGCCCGTGAGCAGAGAGTGGTTCCCGCAGGGCGCTCGAAGAGCGCCCGAGGAAACCCCCCGCAGTAAAAAGGTCCGTTCTAGTCCATCGCGATGTAGGTCTGGGTGTCCTCGACGCCGTCGATCTCCTGGATCCGGGTGGCGGCGATGTCCTTGACCTCGCCGGGGGAGTCGACCTCGACCTTCGCGATGAGATCGACGTCGCCGGCGACGATGTGGGCCTCGACGACGCCGTCGATGGCCTCGATCTCGCTCCTGAGGCGGTCGGCGTCGCCGGTGTGGGCCTTGACCATGACGTAGGCGACGACCATCTCAGGCACCTCCCGCGGCCGCGGCGCGGCCGGTTTCGCCGACGATGATGCTGCGGACGTCCCCGAGGACGTCGAAGTCGGCGAGGACGACCATGTGGTCGCCGACGTCGAGCGTCTCGTCCTCGCCGGGGAGGCGGAGCGCCTCGTTCTCCTTCCCGTAGGCGAGCAGGCGGGCCTTGGCGGGGAACTCTAGTTCCTCGATGCTGTAGCCGGCCATCGGCGACTGCTCGGTGATCGTGAACTCGACGAGCTGGAGGTTCTCGTCGACGTCGG of the Halomicrobium salinisoli genome contains:
- a CDS encoding DUF5786 family protein encodes the protein MGFGSYDESEQQTQEVDVSDDEDGVSVHQSDHDGEVTFEVDASTDDLIDKLQDIQDEDAS
- a CDS encoding DUF5813 family protein — its product is MSEELADVEQTFERADAYDRDGDGFRVTTTAFDGRVEIADAPEWRVAYTVTVRAPTLRAATADEVGDAVRDGWFDTLRRRLEDAPKATRASVELTEFAVEREGEEVVVTYGFELGSANQAADVAKAFVEYVEGTYVEGVIPGYEYEGAVADLVSDAASGDGHGQAGGTPL
- a CDS encoding Lrp/AsnC family transcriptional regulator; its protein translation is MVVAYVMVKAHTGDADRLRSEIEAIDGVVEAHIVAGDVDLIAKVEVDSPGEVKDIAATRIQEIDGVEDTQTYIAMD
- a CDS encoding DUF7529 family protein, whose translation is MVETGDDGPDRADRIAAGADAAKSAWQATLEEAEALAERRRDEGREAVVVGAGDAGLATTDDGDVRLEFVVPGDDAETAERLVADHSLDRFDVYRRTVDGDVFIVVEYFEPDGPALLVAGAYELRNAGNAFGAAADDPGFYTRLQTLDRTPVAEFAHADRSKFVPEDVLPVEE